The proteins below are encoded in one region of Bombus terrestris chromosome 7, iyBomTerr1.2, whole genome shotgun sequence:
- the LOC125385463 gene encoding uncharacterized protein LOC125385463 yields the protein MRHWELMRGYPEIEKETPEAIEDLMETISVNLKALERLGQSIDVLDKRASPIRARALLDTGSSMNFMTEKFANSLADLQTDLSRFWEIDEGPSTTHLSESELQCEEHFRNHVRRNKEGRYIVALPFNEKLPTLGTSKSVAMSRLAALSRRFQRDKQFEAAYNTVIQEYLDLGHMTKIPHTQPSNNGYYLPHHGVIKESSNTTKLRVVFDGSAISTTGVSLNDTLHTGPKLQEDLVEILLRFRSHQYVLTGDIEKMYRQILVRPDDRKYQLILWRNSNGEIDTYQLNTVTFGLSAAPYLALRCLKQLAEDEGDRFPRASSVVQRDFYVDDALTGADTKEELIAVRHELTDLLRSGGLNIREWASNDKDILRGLSEKDTNRTLQLGESQTLKTLGIYWNSQDDTILYSVAPTATITRVTKRSISSVIARIYDPLGLLAPVIVRAKILLQRVWALKLDWDESLPSELHTEWDRYYIQLPLLSDTRFPRKTVVKAATQIELHGFCDASEKAYGACIYLRSRSSDGRIETQLLTARSKVAPLKSLTIPRLELSGALLLTSLMSMVKTSLTIDVSRIVYWTDSTIVLQWIKSSPHTLKTFVANRVAEIQAKTNIADWRHVPTDDNPADLISRGQAPKEFLRPNIWKHGPEWLKQQPENWPIWIPTPSGDIPEQKKTICLTTNNNDNPLLHRYSSWTRLIRVVAWCLRWKHKQHLAAHLTTDELTRAHNRVIKIIQSGHFATEIRTLQKDRSRDVGGKLQPLNPFLDEDGILRVGGRLTNSSIPFNQKHPIILPKASVTELIIDQEHRKNHHTGTQATLYAVRLRYWPIDGRSQVWRTIKRCVRCCRANPPPVEYLMGDLPEARITESRPFTNVGIDYCGPFYIKERRDRNRRKIKIYAAIFVCLATKAVHIELVSDLTTDAFLAALRRFISRRGHCATILTDNGTNFVGANRELQELRTLLQSDDHKERDSSIRAAIKLAAHPPDQTAVLEQMASRVPQRANPPQ from the exons ATGCGCCATTGGGAATTGATGCGCGGTTATcccgaaatagaaaaggaaactcCTGAAGCCATTGAGGATTTGATGGAAACCATCAGCGTAAATCTCAAAGCGCTCGAAAGATTAGGACAGTCG ATCGATGTGCTAGACAAGAGGGCATCTCCAATTCGAGCCAGAGCACTGCTAGATACTGGCTCTAGTATGAATTTCATGACTGAGAAATTCGCAAACTCCCtcg CCGATCTACAAACGGATCTCTCGCGATTctgggaaatcgacgagggaccaTCCACTACACATTTATCAGAATCGGAATTACAGTGCGAAGAACATTTCCGTAACCATGTCCGACGCAACAAGGAAGGGCGATATATCGTCGCCCTGCCCTTCAACGAGAAGCTTCCCACACTTGGGACATCAAAGTCCGTTGCAATGAGTAGACTCGCCGCTCTTTCTCGCCGGTTCCAACGCGATAAGCAATTCGAAGCCGCGTACAACACGGTGATCCAAGAATATTTAGACTTAGGTCATATGACCAAGATTCCGCACACTCAGCCCTCAAATAATGGTTACTATTTGCCGCATCACGGCGTGATAAAGGAATCGAGCAACACCACTAAACTCCGGGTAGTGTTCGATGGATCAGCAATCAGCACCACCGGAGTTTCTCTCAACGACACTCTGCATACCGGACCCAAACTCCAAGAAGATCTGGTTGAAATTCTGCTGAGATTCCGATCACACCAGTATGTCCTAACGGGTGACATCGAGAAGATGTATCGACAAATTCTCGTACGCCCAGACGATCGTAAATATCAGCTGATTCTATGGCGCAATTCCAACGGGGAAATCGATACTTATCAGCTCAACACCGTGACCTTCGGACTATCAGCTGCCCCATATTTAGCACTCCGCTGCCTGAAACAACTAGCAGAAGACGAAGGAGATCGATTTCCGCGAGCGTCATCGGTTGTACAGCGTGATTTCTATGTCGACGACGCCCTCACCGGGGCCGATACAAAGGAAGAGTTAATAGCGGTACGACACGAACTCACGGACCTTCTCAGATCGGGCGGCTTAAACATCCGTGAATGGGCATCTAACGATAAGGACATACTGCGTGGACTATCCGAGAAAGATACAAATCGAACACTACAATTGGGTGAGTCACAGACATTGAAAACTCTAGGTATCTATTGGAATTCCCAGGATGACACAATACTATACTCAGTTGCACCCACAGCGACCATCACCCGTGTCACAAAGCGATCAATAAGTTCGGTGATAGCCCGAATTTATGATCCACTAGGATTGCTCGCGCCAGTGATTGTCAGAGCCAAAATATTGCTTCAACGCGTCTGGGCATTAAAACTAGACTGGGATGAATCCTTGCCATCCGAGTTGCATACAGAATGGGACCGATACTATATCCAACTACCCTTGCTTAGTGATACTCGATTTCCTCGCAAAACGGTGGTCAAGGCAGCTACTCAGATAGAACTACACGGTTTTTGCGACGCCAGTGAAAAGGCATACGGGGCATGTATATATCTGCGCAGTCGCAGCTCGGATGGACGTATCGAAACCCAATTACTCACCGCGCGATCAAAGGTCGCGCCGCTAAAATCCCTGACAATCCCAAGACTCGAATTAAGCGGAGCATTGCTCCTCACCTCGCTAATGTCCATGGTAAAGACTTCCCTCACTATAGAcgtttctcgaatagtttattgGACAGATTCGACTATCGTGCTCCAGTGGATCAAGTCCTCGCCACATACGTTAAAAACATTCGTAGCGAACCGCGTGGCCGAGATCCAAGCGAAAACCAACATCGCCGATTGGCGGCATGTGCCTACGGATGACAACCCAGCGGATCTGATCTCCCGAGGGCAGGCTCCCAAGGAATTCCTGCGTCCAAACATCTGGAAACACGGACCCGAATGGCTCAAGCAGCAGCCGGAGAACTGGCCGATCTGGATCCCTACACCGTCGGGGGACATCCCGGAACAGAAAAAAACGATCTGTCTAACgacgaataacaacgataacCCCCTCCTCCACCGATACTCGTCCTGGACCAGACTAATCAGAGTCGTCGCTTGGTGTCTTCGatggaaacataaacaacacctAGCTGCCCATCTAACAACAGACGAATTAACCAGGGCTCACAACAGGGTGATCAAAATCATACAATCCGGTCATTTTGCGACGGAAATTCGGACACTACAGAAAGATCGAAGCAGGGACGTTGGAGGAAAACTACAGCCATTAAATCCCTTCCTCGACGAAGATGGGATATTACGAGTCGGAGGACGACTAACCAACTCTTCTATACCCTTCAATCAAAAACACCCCATTATATTGCCCAAAGCATCTGTTACAGAGCTCATCATAGACCAGGAGCATCGGAAAAACCACCACACCGGGACACAAGCTACCCTGTACGCGGTAAGATTGCGCTATTGGCCGATCGACGGTCGTAGCCAAGTGTGGCGTACCATTAAAAGGTGCGTCCGCTGCTGCAGAGCCAACCCGCCGCCAGTGGAATATTTGATGGGTGATTTGCCAGAGGCGCGCATTACCGAATCGCGTCCGTTtacgaacgtcggaatcgaCTACTGCGGCCCATTCTACATCAAGGAGAGGAGGGATCGCAaccgacgtaaaataaaaatatacgctgCCATATTCGTTTGTCTAGCAACCAAGGCTGTCCACATAGAGCTAGTCAGCGATCTAACCACCGACGCTTTCCTAGCCGCCTTACGTCGATTCATTTCGCGGCGAGGACATTGCGCAACCATCCTTACCGACAATGGCACCAATTTCGTCGGGGCCAACCGGGAGCTGCAAGAACTCCGGACCCTATTGCAGTCTGACGACCACAAGGAGAGG GACAGTTCCATCAGGGCGGCTATCAAGTTGGCAGCGCATCCACCAGATCAAACAGCAGTTCTGGAGCAGATGGCATCGAGAGTACCTCAACGAGCTAACCCGCCGCAATAA